From Halorussus lipolyticus:
TGGACGGTCCACGGTCGGACCAGCATCGACGGTCGGGTCGAGCAACTGCTGGAGGAGGCCGAACACCGGGTCGTCTTCGGCGTCGGGCGGGACGCCCGCGGTCTGACCAACGAACTCGCGGACCTCATGCGCGAGCAGGCCGATTCCGGCGTCGAAGTGGTCGTCATCGGCGACGAGGCGCTCGGCGAAATCTTCGCCGACAGCGACGTGCAGGTCGTCCAAGTCCCGGCCGACCACCCCCACGGCGACGACCCGGTGGGTCGGGTCGTGGTCGTGGACGCCGAGACGGTCCTGCTGAGCGTCCGCAACCAGCGCGACAACGCGGAACTCGACGACGAGACAGCCATCTGGTCGTCCCGGACCGGCATCGCCGCGGTCCTCATCCAACTCATCGACGGCGGCCTCGGCGAAGCTGTATCGGTGTAGGAAACGAGAATATTTACTTTCCGATTATTTTTCTTGCTTTCGAGTAGATTTTCGTTTCTCACACTCCCCCGACAGTTTTCTCGGTCGGCCGTGTACCCCCTGACATGTCGTGGTACGCAGTCGCTGTGCTGGACGACGCCTTCGACGCGACGAAGGCGTTTCTGACCCCGCTCGATGCTCGCCAATGGCTCAAACTCGCGCTGGTCGTCTTCTTCCTCGGTAACGCCGGCGGAGGAGGCGGCGGCTCCTCTGCCTCTACGGGGAGTTCGACCAGTCCCGGAACTCCCGGCGGCCCGCCGGGACCGACCGGAATCGAGACCGACCTCCCCGCCGAATTCGGCGAGTTCCTGCCGATACTCGTCGGGGTCGTCGCCGTCGCGCTGGTGGTCGGCCTGCTCTACGCGCTGGTCGGGTCGGTGATGGAGTTCGTCTTCGTGGAGTCGCTTCGCAGACGGCGCGTCCGGATTCGGGACTACGCGGGCCAGCACACCGGGCAGGCCGTCCAGTTGTTCGTCTTCCGGGTGTTGCTCGGGCTATTGGTCGCGCTCCCGGCGCTCGGGGTAGTGGCGGGCGTCCTCTCGCTCGCGGGAATCGCCCCGGCGCTTCCGGTCGGCCTGCTGGTGGTCCTCGCGCCGCTGTTGATACTCGTCGGCATCGCCGTCGCAATCGTAGACGGTTTCACGGTCAACTTCGTCGTCCCCGTGATGATTCTGAAGAACGTCGGCGTCGCCGCGGGGTGGAAGCGATTCTGGCCGACGCTGACCCGCGATTGGAAGCAGTACGGCGTCTACGCGCTGGTCCGGGTCGGCCTCTCGTTCGCCGTCGGCGTCCTCGCGTCGATAATCGGCGGCGTCGTCGGCGCGGTGCTGGTCGCGCCGCTCGTGGTCGTCGGGATTTTCGCCGTCCCCGCGCTCGGCGGCCCGGCCGGACTGCTGGCGAACCCGCTCGCGGTGGCCGTCGCGGTCCTGCTGGTGCTGTCGTACTTCGTGCTTCTGACCGCCACGCTCGCGGTGGTCTTCGTGCCGGTCCAGACGTACCTCCGGTACCACTCACTGCTGGTACTGGGCGACACCGACCGGGATTTCGACCTGATTCCGGAACTCCGCCGGGAGATTCGAGACGCCGGGTGAGGTCAGAGTTTCGCGTCGAGTTGCCACGCCACCGACCCGTCGTCGAGCAGTTCGCCGTCCCGCCGGACGTGGACCACGGGCGCGTCGTCCATCCGAAGCCACTCGCGGTCGGTCTCGCCCGACAGCGAAATCGACCCCGAGGACCGCCCGATTCCCGCCGAATCGTCGTCCAGTGCGAGGGGGTCGGCACCGCGCTCGGTCGCCACGATGGGGATGTTTTCGAGGTGCGGGTCAACTTCCCGGAGGAGCGTGCGGTACTCACGGACGAGTTCGACGGCCTCCTCGACGGCGGTCGCCGAGGGAAAGGACTCGCCGCGCACCGGGACCGGGCGTTTGCCAGACAGCGGACAGACGACGGCGAAATCGCCATCGGGGTCGGCCAAGTCGGCTATCCGCTGGTGGAGGTGTTCGAGACGGTCTGTCATGGGGGTTCGGTGGGAGACGCCAGCGGAGTCGCTAAGAGGTTTCGGAATCGCCATTGGTAGAGAGAATGATAGGTAGGACTTTCAGACCCGAGCGCAGAGATGGCTCCGGACCGCGCGCTGGCAGTCGGCGAGCGCGGCGTCGAGTTCCGCGAGGTCGGCGAGGACGGGGTAGTCCGCCTCGAACTCGCCGTAGAGGTGGTCCAGCAGTTCCGACTCCCGGATGCCGGTCAGGCCGTCGTTCTGAGTGCCCCGAACTGCGGACTGGCGCTCGTCCGCGAGTCGGTCGCAGGTCTCGCGGAAGGACGCCAACCGGTCGTGGCGCTCCCGTAACTCCTCGAAACCGAGTTGGAGGAGGGGCGTCTCGTCGGCGTCGGCGAGCCACTCGGTAAT
This genomic window contains:
- a CDS encoding TrmB family transcriptional regulator, with product MDEPDAIEALENLGLSNYEAKVFTALQRLGTGTARDVHRATDVPRSQVYGAAESLQERGLVEVQQSKPIQYRPVSLEAARSHLRGEFERTKERAFDYLESAREQRGEGDEEREDIWTVHGRTSIDGRVEQLLEEAEHRVVFGVGRDARGLTNELADLMREQADSGVEVVVIGDEALGEIFADSDVQVVQVPADHPHGDDPVGRVVVVDAETVLLSVRNQRDNAELDDETAIWSSRTGIAAVLIQLIDGGLGEAVSV
- a CDS encoding DUF7544 domain-containing protein, whose amino-acid sequence is MSWYAVAVLDDAFDATKAFLTPLDARQWLKLALVVFFLGNAGGGGGGSSASTGSSTSPGTPGGPPGPTGIETDLPAEFGEFLPILVGVVAVALVVGLLYALVGSVMEFVFVESLRRRRVRIRDYAGQHTGQAVQLFVFRVLLGLLVALPALGVVAGVLSLAGIAPALPVGLLVVLAPLLILVGIAVAIVDGFTVNFVVPVMILKNVGVAAGWKRFWPTLTRDWKQYGVYALVRVGLSFAVGVLASIIGGVVGAVLVAPLVVVGIFAVPALGGPAGLLANPLAVAVAVLLVLSYFVLLTATLAVVFVPVQTYLRYHSLLVLGDTDRDFDLIPELRREIRDAG
- a CDS encoding DUF7552 domain-containing protein encodes the protein MTDRLEHLHQRIADLADPDGDFAVVCPLSGKRPVPVRGESFPSATAVEEAVELVREYRTLLREVDPHLENIPIVATERGADPLALDDDSAGIGRSSGSISLSGETDREWLRMDDAPVVHVRRDGELLDDGSVAWQLDAKL